The sequence below is a genomic window from Leptospira inadai serovar Lyme str. 10.
CCATGGTGAAAGATGCCTTGGTAGCGGGAGGCCACGAAATCGTAGGTGAAGCCGAAAACGGTAATATCGCCGTCGATCAGTATAAGGCGATAAAGCCGGATCTCGTAACCATGGATATCACCATGAGAGAAAAGGACGGTATCGAAGCCGCCCAAGAAATTTTTAAAATAGATCCGAAGGCACGAATCATTATGGTTACCGCATTAGGTCAGGAAGAACTTCTTGCCAAAGCGATTAAGATGGGTGTCAAGGATTTCGTCGTTAAGCCCTTCTCTCCGGAGAGGTTGCAACAAGCGGCAGACAAAGCTTTAAATTCATAAAGGTTTTTAGAAATATGGAGAGGGAGGACGGCGGGAAGACCTTTGTGGTCCAATGGAATAATACGGAAGGCGGAATCACCGAGGGGCCGTTAAATCTCCTTTGGTCTCTGATCGAAAGTTATAAAGTCGATATATTCGAAGTTTCTCTTTCGAGAATCACGGAAGACTTTCTCCATTTCCTGAAAATTTCGGAAAATATCCATATAGACTTGGGCGCAGAATACGCATTGATGGCTGCGAACCTAGTGTACTTGAAATCAAAAGCCTTATTGCCCGATCCGGGTTTTGAAGAAGAAGATTACGATCCGCCTCTCCCGCCGGAACTAGTCGAAAAACTCCTGGAACACAAGAAATTCCAACTAACGGCTCAGAAGCTATCCGAAGTCGATAAATCCCAGTCCGGCGTTTTTGTCCGGGAAAGCAACCAAGTCATCGAAGAGCAGGATTCTTGGCTGGATTTAAGCCTGCTCGACCTTATCTCCGCCTTTAACGAGATACTTGAAAAACGGGAGGAAGAAGGGGAGATTCCCGCTTTACTTACCGCGCCCCACCGATATTCTGTCGAGGAAAAGATGGAGTCGATTTCCACGCTCCTCGTCCAGAGGTCCGATATTTCTTTTGAGGAATTGTTTTCGTCGGTCAAACCCGAGAAAGCGGAAGTCGTCGCTGTCTTTTTGGCAATGCTAGAACTCTGCAAGCAGAGAATCCTGGTCATTCGCCAGCATAAAACCTTCGGCGAAATCCGTATTTTCTTGGTGGGAGAACCGTGGAACGCGAAAAATCCGGCTTAAAGGGACTGATAGAAGCCCTCCTTTTCCTTTCCGGGGAACCGCTCAAGCTTGCCAGCATCGCCAAATCGGTGGAGTGCGAGAAGCACGAAGCCAGGGAAATTCTAGACGAACTAATTTTGGATTATCAGGAAAGAGACGGCGGATTCGTTCTACGAGAGATTGCCGGAGCTTATCAATTCGCCACGAACGAACGTTTTTCCGAGATTTTGGGGAAACTTTTTAAAGAGAAAAAAAGGGACCAGCTATCCCGCTCCAGCTTGGATACGTTAGCTATCATCGCATACAAACAACCGATCACCTTATCCGAAATAGACGATATCCGAGGAGTTTCTTCCAGAGCGATGGTGACTTCTTTGATTTCAAAAAAACTCGTAAAACCGGTCGGTAATAAGGAAGTGCCCGGTCGCCCGGCGCTTTACGGAACCACGAAGGAATTCCTCCTGCATTTCGGCCTAAATAAACTTTCGGACTTACCCGCTCCCGTCGAAGTAAAAGAGCTAAAATTCGAAAACCTGGACGACTTAATCGAAAATGGCCAAGAATAACGACAAACTAAAGGAGTTCAGGGAAAAAATAGATTCTCTGGATAAGGAAATCGTCAAGGCCATTTTGGCCAGAGCGGAGATCGCATCCGCAATCGGCGAGATCAAACGCGAAAACAACGATCCGATTTATCGACCCGACCGAGAGAAGGACGTATATGAGAAAATTTTAAATCTCAATGTCGGACCTCTTCCGGATAAAGTATTGATCGCCATTTATCGCGAGATCATGTCCGGGTCCTTTTCGGTGGAAAAAGGACTTTCCGTAGGATATCTGGGGCCGGAAGGATCGTTTTCCCATCAAGCCGTTCGAGCTAGATTCGGAGCTTCCGTGGAAGCGAGCGAGTTCCCGTCCATTCCGGAAGTATTTCGCGCAGTCGAAACGGATAAGGTGGATTACGGAGTCGTTCCTGTGGAAAATTCCTCCGAGGGATTGGTCAACTCCACCCTGGACCAGTTTTTAGTTTCGGATCTGAATATTTATTCGGAGATCTATCTTAAAATTACTCTGAATCTTCTCGGTTTTGAACATGATCTCCATAAGATCGAAACTCTGTACGGAATCAAGATCGCTAATTCGCAATGCAGAAATTGGATCGCGGCGAATCTTCCCCATGTACAAATCTCCGAGACCCCATCCACATCCAGAGCGGCTAGCATCGTCGCGGAGAAAAAAGAAGGATGTGCGGCTATTGCTTCTTCGATCGCCGCCGAAATCTACGGACTGGATGTAATTCGCGAATCCATCGAAGATATGTCCGGCAACTCCACCCGATTTCTGATTATCGGTAAAAACCAATGTCCTCCTACGGGGAATGATAAGACTTCGATCGTGCTTTCCGTTCCGGATAAACCAGGATCCTTATATTCGGTATTGAAACCCTTCTTTGATAAGGGAATCAATCTTTCCAAGGTGGAAACGAGGCCGACCAGAAGAACATCCTGGGAATATAACTTTTTCATCGATTTCCACGGGCACAGAAAGGACCCGGTTATCGAGGAAGTTTTGAGCGTACTTAAGGAAAATACAATATACTTGAGGGTACTGGGTTCTTACCCGGTTTCTCCGCCGAATCCGTGAATTTTCCGTTTCGTAAAATTCTAATATACGGTCTTGGATTGATGGGGGCCTCGCTTTCGCTTGCCCTAAAGAAGAAGCGGTCCGGTGCGGAAGTGACCGGAATCGTATCTTCGCAAGAGAGTAAGCAGAAAGGAATCTCCTTAGGCTCCGCCGATCATTTATTAACGTCCATCGAGTTTCAAAATACTCCGAATTGGAGCTCTTACGATTTAATCGTATTCGGTGTTCCCGTCGACACGACGGTCGAATTGATCCGGACCCTGCCCAAAAATTTTAGCGGATATATGACGGACATGGGATCCACGAAGCGGGATATCATCTCCGCGGTGGATTCGGCGTTACCGTACAGTTTCAAAGAAGAACCGAAATCGAATATGGATACCGCGCTCGAACGCTCGGGCGATTCCGATACTTGGTCCGGAAAAAATGAAGTATCTTTCTCGGGGCATAGATACGTTTCCTCGCATCCGATGTGCGGATCGGAGGAATCGGGTTTAGAATTCGCTAATGCGGATCTGTACGAAAACCGACTCTGTATTCTGACTCGTCCGGCGGGCGCTCTTCCCGAGGCCTTTTCTAAATTGGAATCTTTTTGGAGATTCTTAGGAATGGAAACGATCGAAATCCCGGCTCTTGAACACGACCGGATCTTGTCCTACGTTTCTCATTCGCCCCATTTGATCTCGTCGATCATGGCGAATTGGGTTTGGGAAAACGAATGTGTCCAAAAGTTTACGGAAGGATCTCCTCTTCCGTTGACGGGCGGAGGATTCAGGGACATGACTAGGATCGCGGGTTCGAATCCGAAAATGTGGGCTCCCATTTTTTCTTCCAATCGGGACGAGATCTTTAAGTCTCTGCAAGAATTTAGAAAACATTTGGACGGAATAATTTCGGAATTGGATCCGCAAAAGCCGCTCGACCCCGATCACTGGAAGTCCTTTATGGAAAAAGCCCGGGTCAATCGGGACGGAATATTAAAACACAATAATGGTTCCAAGAAACGCTAATTCTTCCGGCCGGGAAGTAGAAGTCCCCGGCGATAAATCCCTTTCTCATCGCGCCGTACTTTTCTCGGTCCTTTCCCGAGGAACGTCCAGAGTCACCGGGTTTTTAGACGCCGAAGATCCTTTGAACACGATGAATGCCTTCGCCCTGGTCGGCCTT
It includes:
- a CDS encoding response regulator, translated to MARILVVDDAKFMRTMVKDALVAGGHEIVGEAENGNIAVDQYKAIKPDLVTMDITMREKDGIEAAQEIFKIDPKARIIMVTALGQEELLAKAIKMGVKDFVVKPFSPERLQQAADKALNS
- a CDS encoding segregation and condensation protein A, encoding MEREDGGKTFVVQWNNTEGGITEGPLNLLWSLIESYKVDIFEVSLSRITEDFLHFLKISENIHIDLGAEYALMAANLVYLKSKALLPDPGFEEEDYDPPLPPELVEKLLEHKKFQLTAQKLSEVDKSQSGVFVRESNQVIEEQDSWLDLSLLDLISAFNEILEKREEEGEIPALLTAPHRYSVEEKMESISTLLVQRSDISFEELFSSVKPEKAEVVAVFLAMLELCKQRILVIRQHKTFGEIRIFLVGEPWNAKNPA
- the scpB gene encoding SMC-Scp complex subunit ScpB codes for the protein MEREKSGLKGLIEALLFLSGEPLKLASIAKSVECEKHEAREILDELILDYQERDGGFVLREIAGAYQFATNERFSEILGKLFKEKKRDQLSRSSLDTLAIIAYKQPITLSEIDDIRGVSSRAMVTSLISKKLVKPVGNKEVPGRPALYGTTKEFLLHFGLNKLSDLPAPVEVKELKFENLDDLIENGQE
- the pheA gene encoding prephenate dehydratase, with product MAKNNDKLKEFREKIDSLDKEIVKAILARAEIASAIGEIKRENNDPIYRPDREKDVYEKILNLNVGPLPDKVLIAIYREIMSGSFSVEKGLSVGYLGPEGSFSHQAVRARFGASVEASEFPSIPEVFRAVETDKVDYGVVPVENSSEGLVNSTLDQFLVSDLNIYSEIYLKITLNLLGFEHDLHKIETLYGIKIANSQCRNWIAANLPHVQISETPSTSRAASIVAEKKEGCAAIASSIAAEIYGLDVIRESIEDMSGNSTRFLIIGKNQCPPTGNDKTSIVLSVPDKPGSLYSVLKPFFDKGINLSKVETRPTRRTSWEYNFFIDFHGHRKDPVIEEVLSVLKENTIYLRVLGSYPVSPPNP
- a CDS encoding prephenate dehydrogenase, with the translated sequence MNFPFRKILIYGLGLMGASLSLALKKKRSGAEVTGIVSSQESKQKGISLGSADHLLTSIEFQNTPNWSSYDLIVFGVPVDTTVELIRTLPKNFSGYMTDMGSTKRDIISAVDSALPYSFKEEPKSNMDTALERSGDSDTWSGKNEVSFSGHRYVSSHPMCGSEESGLEFANADLYENRLCILTRPAGALPEAFSKLESFWRFLGMETIEIPALEHDRILSYVSHSPHLISSIMANWVWENECVQKFTEGSPLPLTGGGFRDMTRIAGSNPKMWAPIFSSNRDEIFKSLQEFRKHLDGIISELDPQKPLDPDHWKSFMEKARVNRDGILKHNNGSKKR